Proteins encoded by one window of Pelmatolapia mariae isolate MD_Pm_ZW linkage group LG14, Pm_UMD_F_2, whole genome shotgun sequence:
- the supt5h gene encoding transcription elongation factor SPT5 has protein sequence MSDSEDSDFSDNQSERSSDGEAEEVEENEEETGSPVGSDKVADEEGEDLEDEEEYDEEEEEDDDDDRPRKKPRHGGFILDEADVDDEYEDEDQWEDGAEDILEKEEAEVSNIDHVVLDEDHSGSRRLQNLWRDSREEALGEYYMRKYAKSSGGEHYSGGSEELSDDITQQQLLPGVKDPNLWTVKCKIGEERATAIALMRKFIAYQFTDTPLQIKSVVAPDHVKGYIYVESYKQTHVKAAIEGIGNLRMGFWNQQMVPIKEMTDVLKVVKEVTNLKPKSWVRLKRGLYKDDIAQVDYVEPSQNTISLKMIPRIDLDRIKAKMSLKDWFAKRKKFKRPPQRLFDAEKIRSLGGEVSHDGDFMIFEGNRYSRKGFLFKSFAMSAVITDGVKPTLSELEKFEDQPEGIDLEVVTESGKEREHNLQAGDNVEVCEGELINLQGKILSVDGNKITIMPKHEDLKDPLEFPAHEVRKYFRMGDHVKVIAGRYEGDTGLIVRVEENFVILFSDLTMHELKVLPRDLQLCSETASGVDVGGQHEWGELVQLDPQTVGVIVRLERETFQVLNMHGKVLTVRHQAVNRRKDNRFAVALDSEQNSIHVKDIVKVIDGPHSGREGEIRHLFRGFAFLHCKKLVENGGMFVCKTRHLVLAGGSKPRDVTNFTVGGFAPMSPRISSPMHHGGGGAQQRGGGGGGMGRGRGRRDNELIGQTVRISQGPYKGYIGVVKDATESTARVELHSTCQTISVDRQRLTTVGGAKRPSGLTSAHGRTPIYGSQTPMYGVGSRTPMYGSQTPLHDGSRTPHYGSQTPLHDGSRTPGQSGAWDPSNPNTPSRNEEDYDFGYDDEPSPSPQAYGTTPNPQTPGYPEVPSPQVNPQYNPQTPGTPAMYNTEQYSPYAAPSPQGSYQPSPSPQSYHQVAPSPVGYQNTHSPASYHPTPSPMAYQASPSPSPVGYSPMTPGAPSPGGYNPHTPGSNIEQGGSDWVTTDILVRVKDSFMDLMGQTGVIRSVTGGMCSVFMQESEKVVSVSSDHLEPVTPTKNNKVKVILGEDREATGILLSIDGDDGIVRMELDDQLKILNLRFLGRLEH, from the exons GAGGAGACGGGCAGCCCAGTGGGCAGTGACAAGGTAGCGGATGAGGAGGGGGAGGAcctggaggatgaggaggagtacgatgaagaagaggaggaggatgacgaTGACGATCGTCCGAGGAAGAAGCCGAGACACGGAGGGTTCATCCTGGATGAAGCTG ATGTGGACGATGAGTACGAGGATGAAGATCAGTGGGAGGACGGCGCGGAGGATATTTTGGAGAAAG AGGAGGCTGAAG TGTCAAACATCGACCACGTGGTTCTGGATGAGGATCACTCTGGATCCAGGCGGCTGCAGAACCTCTGGAG AGACTCCAGGGAGGAGGCGCTGGGCGAATACTACATGAGGAAGTACGCCAAGTCGTCCGGAGGGGAGCA TTACtctggagggtccgaggagcTTTCCGATGACATCACCCAGCAGCAGCTTCTTCCCGGAGTCAA GGACCCCAACCTGTGGACAGTCAAGTGCAag ATCGGAGAGGAGAGGGCGACCGCCATCGCACTGATGAGGAAGTTCATCGCCTACCAGTTCACTGACACG CCTCTGCAGATCAAGTCCGTGGTGGCCCCGGATCACGTGAAGGGCTACATCTACGTGGAGTCGTACAAGCAGACGCACGTCAAGGCCGCCATCGAGGGCATCGGCAACCTGAGGATGGGCTTCTGGAACCAGCAGATGGTCCCCATCAAGGAGATGACGGACGTGCTGAAGGTCGTCAAGGAGGTCACCAACCTGAAGCCCAAGTCGTGGGTCAGGCTGAAGCGGGGCCTGTACAAGGACGACATCGCTCAG GTGGACTACGTGGAGCCGAGCCAGAACACCATCTCCCTGAAGATGATCCCTCGGATAGACCTGGACCGCATCAAGGCCAAGATGAGCCTG aaaGACTGGTTTGCCAAGAGGAAGAAGTTCAAGAGGCCTCCACAGAGGCTGTTTGATGCTGAGAAGATCAG GTCTCTGGGAGGAGAGGTCAGCCATGACGGAGACTTCATGATCTTTGAGGGAAACCGTTACAGCCGCAAAGGTTTCCTCTTCAAGAGCTTCGCCATGTCCGCTGTG ATCACAGACGGAGTGAAGCCCACGCTGTCAGAGCTGGAGAAGTTTGAAGACCAGCCTGAAGGAATCGACCTGGAGGTGGTCACAGAGTCGG GTAAGGAGCGTGAGCACAACCTGCAGGCCGGCGACAACGTGGAGGTGTGTGAGGGCGAGCTGATCAACCTGCAGGGAAAGATCCTCAGCGTGGACGGCAACAAGATCACCATCATGCCCAAGCACGAGGACCTGAAg GACCCTCTGGAGTTCCCGGCTCACGAGGTGAGAAAATATTTCCGGATGGGCGACCACGTGAAGGTGATCGCCGGGCGATACGAGGGCGACACCGGCCTCATCGTCAGAGTGGAGGAGAACTTTGTCATCCTGTTCTCCGACCTCACCATGCACGAG TTGAAAGTGCTGCCCAGAGACCTGCAGCTCTGCTCTGAGACCGCGTCCGGCGTCGATGTAGGCGGGCAGCACGAATGGGGCGAGCTGGTGCAGCTGGACCCGCAGACAGTCGGCGTTATTGTTCGGCTGGAGAGGGAGACGTTCCAG GTGCTGAACATGCACGGGAAGGTGCTGACCGTGCGCCACCAGGCGGTGAACCGCAGGAAGGACAACCGCTTTGCTGTGGCGCTGGACTCTGAGCAGAACAGCATCCACGTGAAGGACATCGTCAAAGTCATCGACGGGCCGCACTCT GGCCGTGAAGGCGAGATCCGTCACCTGTTCCGAGGCTTCGCTTTCCTCCACTGTAAGAAGCTGGTTGAGAACGGAGGAATGTTCGTCTGCAAGACCAGACACCTGGTGCTGGCGGGCGGGTCCAAG ccCAGAGACGTGACCAACTTCACAGTGGGAGGATTCGCTCCGATGAGCCCTCGCATCAGCAGTCCCATGCACCACGGTGGAGGAG GTGctcagcagagaggaggaggcggaggaggaATGGGGCGGGGCCGAGGACGAAGAGACAACGAGCTGATTGGTCAGACGGTCCGTATCTCCCAGGGTCCTTACAAAG GATACATTGGTGTGGTGAAGGATGCAACCGAGTCCACGGCCAGGGTGGAGCTGCACTCCACCTGTCAGACCATCTCTGTGGACCGACAGCGATTAACCACCGT CGGTGGAGCTAAGAGGCCCAGTGGGTTGACCTCCGCCCATGGACGTACTCCCATTTACGGCTCCCAGACTCCCATGTATGGCGTCGGCTCCAGGACACCGATGTATGGATCTCAGACTCCGCTGCACGACG GAAGCCGTACGCCGCACTATGGATCTCAGACCCCACTGCATGATGGGAGCAGGACTCCAGGTCAGAGCGGAGCTTGGGATCCCAGCAACCCCAACACACCGTCCAG AAATGAGGAAGACTACGACTTCGGCTACGATGACGAACCCTCTCCGTCCCCTCAGGCCTACGGGACGACCCCCAATCCTCAGACCCCGGGTTACCCCGAGGTCCCCTCACCACAGGTCAACCCTCAGTACAACCCTCAGACACCTGGCACGCCCGCTAT gTATAACACAGAGCAGTATTCTCCATATGCGGCCCCGTCCCCTCAGGGCTCCTACCAGCCCAGCCCCAGCCCTCAGAGCTACCACCAGGTGGCACCCTCACCTGTCGGCTACCAGAATACGCACTCACCAGCCAGCTACCACCCCACACCGTCCCCCATGGCTTACCAG GCGAGTCCCAGTCCGAGTCCCGTGGGCTACAGTCCCATGACGCCCGGAGCGCCCTCTCCTGGAGGCTACAACCCTCACACCCCGGGCTCCAACATCGAGCAGGGCGGCAGCGACTGGGTGACCACCGACATCCTGGTCCGAGTGAAGGACTCGTTCATGGACCTGATGGGGCAGACCGGGGTCATCCGCAGCGTCACG GGAGGGATGTGCTCGGTGTTCATGCAGGAATCTGAGAAGGTGGTGAGCGTCAGCAGCGATCACCTGGAGCCGGTCACGCCCACCAAAAACAACAAG GTGAAGGTGATTCTCGGAGAGGACCGCGAGGCCACGGGGATCCTTCTGAGCATTGACGGAGACGACGGCATCGTGCGCATGGAGCTGGACGACCAGCTCAAGATcctgaacctgcggttcctgGGCCGCCTCGAGCACTGA